Within the Eucalyptus grandis isolate ANBG69807.140 chromosome 1, ASM1654582v1, whole genome shotgun sequence genome, the region CTTATATATGAGCTGATTCAGACAGATTTATCCATGTTCTTCTGAAGCTGCAGTTCTAGTTTGCGGGTAGATGCGACAGATCATGTGATTATAGTTACTTATCATTTGTGTTATTGTCATCTTATTCCTTTGGGTGGTTTTGCATGAACTACTTGATCATTATACTGGTGTCTGAAAGCCCTCCTAGCTGAATGTTTTTTCACATTTATGCATAGACAACTTAAATGGCAGTATCGATGAGCCAGTGGAAGATGGTGATACAGCTTTGCATCTGGCCTGCTTATATGGACATCTACCTTGTGTGCAGgtcgaaaagaaaaagttcttttGTCAATTGGTTTTTGTGTTCCTTATCTTTTTGTTGTCCATTGTTCCTTGAGTTCCTTAAGCTGAAATTAGTCTGCTTGTCTAGTTACTTTTGGAAAGAGGCGCTTGCTTGGAAGCCAAGGATGAAGATGGGGCGATTCCTCTCCATGATGCTTGTGCTGGGGGTAGGATGATCTCCTAATATGCATGTACAACAGTTCTCCTTGAAATTTTCTGGCCTTGTTTTCATACTTGTTTGTCTGTGGTACCTTTCTTTCTAATGGTCCAGGATATGTCGACATAGTTCAGTTTTTAATCAACAGAGCAAGGAGTAGAGAATGCGTGAGAAGGATGTTGGAGACAAATGACGACGAAGGAGATACAGTAAGCTCAAATCAACTAGAAACTTTGTTTTGCATGATGTCTTTGAACATAAAATCGCTGAGGCAAACTTTAGATCTGCATTCTTGACTAAGAGAAATAAGAAATCATGTGCTGTAATGCTTCTTATCATAGTTAGAAATTGATGACAattgttataaaaaaagaactgaGAAGCTGCTGTACATTTTTCCTGCAGCCTCTTCATCATGCTGCGAGAGGTGAACATGTGGACGTTATAAGAATATTGCTTGCTGCTGGAGCTGATATCACAAAGACAAACATGTATGGGAAGGTATGTACCTACATGACTTTTCCACTTGCATTCCTCTCCCTCAATGTGTTTCTGATATTATCTATTTCCAGACCCCTGGTGAGCTACCTGAACCAGACACTGAAGCTAAACGAATTTTGGAAGCTGCCGGCGGTGCTACGAGTTGTCAGTAGTTTCTTGTGATTCTCCAtcaattttcactttatttGGGCTGTGGTAATTGAGGTTTTCAGGATGCTTCGTTAGGCTTGACTGATTTTGTTATTGGGTCAATCAGATTAATGGCTGATGCCTGGAGGTCCTTTCTTCTGTATATGTATCTGAGTAAGTCTGACATAGGTTTTTCTGCCATTTTCTGCCATTTTCTGCTATAGCATGCATGCTTCATGCTTTTCACTCATAGAATCCTATTTACCTCTCTTGGCGTTCACATGGGATTCAGTGACTGCTAGATTCAGGTTTGTTGTGGGGTGGATAATCTACCTACCGTAGGATAGCCAGTTCTTTAATGAAAAAGATCATCTATCATAATCgccattttcaaattttgtgacTCGGGGTAGTGCTGATTTTGCTATTCGACAATCCCTTTAGATCGATGAATGAAGTCCGCATTCGATGagaacttccttttcttttcgatgGTTGTTcattctaatttttgttttttttttttttttttaggggggggTGGAATTTCTCTAATGGTTACTATACTATCTTTGCAATATAGTGCGAGTGCTAATCGATCTTTCTCGACTGTATTCCCTGACTTTTGTTGTGAATTGCTGAGAAAACTATTCCAAATTCTGCGAGCTCTTTAGTTTGA harbors:
- the LOC104439038 gene encoding ankyrin repeat domain-containing protein 1 yields the protein MAVPGRRNGLMEDDENEDDQNYALFEQDGLLDPDSYTPPHLRDLSAAVQDGDVDALRLALDNLNGSIDEPVEDGDTALHLACLYGHLPCVQLLLERGACLEAKDEDGAIPLHDACAGGYVDIVQFLINRARSRECVRRMLETNDDEGDTPLHHAARGEHVDVIRILLAAGADITKTNMYGKTPGELPEPDTEAKRILEAAGGATSCQ